From the genome of Cellvibrio japonicus Ueda107, one region includes:
- a CDS encoding UvrD-helicase domain-containing protein, whose protein sequence is MTDTITSMPTVTTPPDQDIRLAAIDPERSFAVSAPAGSGKTGLLTQRVLQLLAHCEQPEEILAITFTRKAAGEMQDRILHALWQAQDEPEPNDPHARRTWRLAQAALKRDSEFGWQLLHSPQRLRITTIDSLCRAITQQLPLASGLGAQPDTLEQPEQAYRLAVRELFKQLDKESPLREHLARLLRHLDNNLQTVEDLLANLLAKREQWLHPLLMARHQQARPYFEQVLQDLISEHLRLLRRALSYHASDLCALADRAATNLQDEGERKNRIHELLGITHLPPTEPEALPHWLALVDLLLTNGGTYRARLTKSEGFPTGKAGAELKEQFAGFIAVLREQNPDLETLLADTRLLPPVAYAPEQWALLESLTQLLPQLAAELMLVFKQLAATDYSAISQAALLALGDEDEPTDLALKLDYRIRHILVDEFQDTASPQLELLRKLTQGWQTGDGRTLFIVGDGMQSCYGFRNANVGLFLDARQQGIGNVALEAVDLCVNFRSQAGVVDWVNQVFAKAFPAQDDIARGAVHYSPSTAFKPLLANPAVQLHIAAYTSGDDEDDLQTGNTAGSIQQARQREAAQVVALVRQAKAENPQGSIAILVRTRTHLREILPALTTAGLNYQATEIDRLATRMAILDLRTLTRALLDPSDRISWLALLRAPWCGLTLNDMHALANTRLPESHTDNANDWPLLWPQILHHQQITSISADGHTRLEKLRQVLANAWENRLRKPLRQWIEGVWLALGGPACLVDANECDNVQSYLTLLDKHENAGRILDWQAFNQALQQLFAAPKADADPLLQVMTIHKSKGLEFDTVIIPGLERANRGDEKSLLLWQERINRQGERQLLLGSFAPIGKDKDPLYSFMRSEADKQQQFEATRLLYVGCTRAIKRLYLLGCAKQTEDGLQLSGKRSLLACIWPQVQDQCHLIEQEHQQQNLRTHPLPLLRLPSQWQAPPMDYTSPLASYRGRDFRSDPIANPRNLPELENRRNRLARHTGILIHRALQDWVERRLLPGGEDIHAYCACLYPLWNSSLHQRGWARDEIDQSLEKITRALSTTLNDPHGQWLLNPDHLDSQCELALVEHDTQGVREHIIDRTFIDGGERWILDYKSSEPEGGESVAAFVARERELYQGQLARYRELMANLESIPTRTALYFACLGRLEELS, encoded by the coding sequence ATGACAGACACCATAACCAGTATGCCCACAGTCACTACACCGCCAGACCAGGATATTCGCCTCGCGGCCATAGACCCGGAGCGTTCGTTTGCCGTCAGCGCACCGGCGGGCTCAGGCAAAACAGGCTTACTCACCCAGCGGGTATTACAACTACTGGCACACTGCGAACAGCCGGAAGAAATCCTCGCGATCACCTTTACCCGCAAGGCGGCCGGAGAGATGCAGGACCGCATCCTGCATGCACTGTGGCAAGCCCAGGATGAGCCGGAACCCAATGATCCCCATGCGCGCCGCACCTGGCGCTTGGCACAGGCAGCCCTAAAACGCGATAGTGAATTTGGATGGCAACTCCTTCATAGCCCACAGCGCTTGCGTATCACCACGATCGACAGCCTGTGCCGCGCGATCACCCAACAGCTCCCCCTGGCCAGTGGCCTGGGAGCCCAACCGGATACCCTGGAGCAGCCCGAACAAGCCTATCGCCTAGCGGTACGGGAGCTTTTCAAACAACTGGATAAAGAATCGCCACTGCGTGAACACCTGGCTCGCCTGCTGCGCCACCTGGATAACAACCTGCAAACCGTAGAAGACCTATTGGCCAATTTGCTGGCAAAACGCGAGCAATGGTTGCATCCCCTGCTCATGGCACGCCACCAACAGGCACGCCCGTATTTTGAACAGGTCTTGCAAGACCTGATCAGCGAGCATTTACGCTTGTTACGCCGCGCACTCAGTTACCACGCATCGGATCTCTGTGCCCTTGCCGACCGCGCGGCCACCAACCTGCAAGACGAAGGCGAGCGCAAAAACCGTATCCACGAATTATTGGGCATAACCCACCTGCCCCCCACAGAACCAGAAGCCCTGCCCCACTGGCTGGCCCTGGTGGATCTGCTCCTGACCAATGGCGGAACCTACCGGGCGCGCCTGACCAAGAGCGAAGGTTTTCCCACTGGCAAAGCCGGCGCAGAACTTAAAGAGCAATTTGCAGGATTCATTGCCGTATTACGCGAACAGAACCCCGACCTGGAAACCTTGCTGGCCGACACGCGCTTATTGCCACCCGTGGCCTATGCTCCGGAGCAATGGGCATTGCTGGAAAGCCTCACCCAGCTGCTGCCGCAACTGGCAGCAGAGCTAATGCTGGTCTTTAAACAACTGGCTGCCACAGACTACAGCGCAATCAGCCAGGCGGCCTTACTTGCCCTGGGCGATGAGGACGAGCCGACAGACCTGGCCCTTAAACTGGATTACCGCATCCGCCATATCCTGGTCGATGAATTCCAGGATACCGCCAGTCCGCAGTTGGAATTGTTGCGTAAGCTCACCCAGGGTTGGCAGACAGGTGATGGGCGCACCCTGTTTATCGTGGGTGACGGTATGCAATCCTGCTACGGTTTCCGCAATGCCAATGTGGGATTATTCCTGGATGCGCGCCAACAGGGTATTGGCAATGTCGCCCTGGAAGCCGTGGATCTGTGTGTGAACTTCCGCTCACAGGCAGGGGTTGTCGACTGGGTAAACCAGGTCTTCGCAAAGGCCTTCCCGGCACAGGATGATATAGCGCGCGGCGCTGTGCATTATTCCCCCTCAACAGCGTTCAAACCGCTCCTGGCCAATCCAGCGGTGCAATTGCATATTGCCGCGTACACCAGCGGGGATGATGAAGATGACCTGCAAACCGGTAACACTGCAGGCAGCATCCAGCAGGCGCGCCAGCGTGAAGCCGCACAGGTGGTTGCCCTGGTGCGACAAGCCAAAGCAGAAAACCCGCAGGGAAGCATTGCCATTCTGGTGCGCACCCGCACTCACCTGCGGGAGATACTGCCCGCACTCACCACGGCAGGGTTAAATTACCAGGCGACCGAAATTGATCGCCTGGCCACTCGCATGGCAATCCTCGACTTGCGCACCCTCACCCGCGCCCTGCTGGATCCCAGCGACAGGATTTCCTGGCTGGCACTGCTGCGAGCCCCCTGGTGCGGATTAACCCTGAACGATATGCATGCGCTCGCGAATACTCGTTTGCCAGAGTCTCATACCGATAACGCGAATGATTGGCCTTTGCTGTGGCCACAAATCCTGCACCACCAACAGATCACCAGTATTTCCGCTGATGGCCACACACGCTTGGAAAAACTGCGCCAGGTACTCGCAAACGCGTGGGAAAACCGGTTGCGCAAGCCACTGAGGCAATGGATAGAAGGGGTCTGGTTGGCTTTGGGCGGCCCAGCGTGCCTGGTCGATGCCAATGAATGCGATAACGTCCAAAGCTACCTCACCCTGTTGGACAAGCACGAAAATGCCGGTCGCATCCTCGACTGGCAGGCCTTCAACCAGGCACTGCAACAACTGTTCGCAGCCCCCAAAGCCGATGCCGATCCCCTGTTGCAGGTAATGACTATCCACAAATCCAAAGGACTGGAGTTTGATACCGTGATCATCCCCGGCCTGGAACGGGCCAACCGCGGAGATGAAAAATCCCTGCTGCTGTGGCAGGAGCGCATTAACCGCCAGGGTGAACGTCAATTACTGCTCGGCTCCTTTGCACCGATCGGCAAAGACAAGGATCCACTCTACAGCTTTATGCGTAGCGAGGCCGACAAACAGCAGCAATTTGAAGCCACACGCCTGCTGTATGTGGGCTGTACCCGCGCGATTAAGCGGCTGTATCTGCTCGGCTGTGCCAAACAAACCGAAGATGGTTTGCAACTTAGCGGTAAACGCAGTTTACTCGCCTGTATCTGGCCACAAGTCCAGGACCAATGCCACCTGATTGAACAGGAGCATCAGCAGCAAAACCTCCGCACGCATCCCCTGCCCCTGTTGCGACTCCCCAGCCAGTGGCAAGCCCCACCGATGGATTACACCAGCCCCTTGGCCAGCTATCGAGGGCGCGACTTCCGCAGCGATCCCATCGCTAACCCGCGCAACCTGCCAGAGCTGGAGAATCGCCGCAACCGACTTGCCCGCCATACCGGAATCCTCATCCATCGCGCCTTGCAGGACTGGGTGGAGCGACGCCTGCTGCCAGGAGGTGAAGATATCCACGCTTACTGTGCCTGCTTATATCCGCTCTGGAACAGCAGTTTGCACCAGCGCGGCTGGGCTCGCGATGAGATTGACCAAAGCCTTGAGAAAATCACTCGCGCCCTTTCCACAACACTGAATGATCCCCATGGCCAGTGGTTGCTCAACCCGGACCACCTCGATAGCCAGTGTGAGCTGGCCCTAGTAGAACATGATACCCAGGGGGTGCGGGAGCACATTATCGATCGAACGTTTATCGATGGGGGAGAGCGCTGGATCCTAGACTACAAAAGCAGTGAACCGGAAGGCGGTGAGTCAGTGGCAGCCTTTGTCGCACGCGAACGCGAGCTCTATCAAGGCCAATTGGCGCGCTATCGCGAATTGATGGCAAACCTGGAATCCATCCCTACCCGCACTGCGCTGTACTTTGCCTGCCTTGGGCGATTAGAAGAGCTTTCCTAA
- a CDS encoding cold-shock protein codes for MSRSTGTVKWFNESKGFGFIAAESGQDVFVHYSAISGSGFKTLAEGQRVEFDVKPGQKGPQAENVTAS; via the coding sequence ATGTCCAGAAGTACTGGTACCGTTAAGTGGTTCAACGAATCCAAAGGTTTTGGTTTCATTGCGGCTGAATCAGGTCAAGACGTATTTGTTCATTACAGCGCCATCAGCGGTTCGGGTTTCAAAACCCTGGCTGAAGGTCAGAGAGTGGAATTTGATGTGAAGCCAGGCCAAAAAGGTCCTCAGGCTGAGAACGTAACTGCTTCCTAA
- the fnr gene encoding fumarate/nitrate reduction transcriptional regulator Fnr produces the protein MNQTIIKTQDANCPHDHKTSCNNCRLSTICLPISLHLEDIDKLNSIIQRGKPLQRGEYLYRANQPFDAVFAIRSGAVKATTLSDNGEEQVTGFYLPGEVVGLDGLADNRYTNSVTALETASICEIPFHRLEELSLQIPNLQRHFFQLMSREITQDQQIISLLSKSSAEERIAALLLSISSRNSRRQLSAQAFRLPMSRTDIGNYLGLTIETVSRIFTRLQKQGIIAVDKKEVRILDMDKLREIANGENNA, from the coding sequence ATGAATCAAACCATTATTAAAACCCAGGATGCCAACTGCCCTCATGACCACAAGACCAGCTGCAACAATTGTCGCCTGAGCACCATTTGCCTGCCCATCAGCCTGCACCTGGAAGATATCGACAAACTAAACAGTATCATCCAGCGTGGAAAGCCCTTACAAAGAGGTGAATACCTCTATCGAGCCAATCAACCGTTTGATGCAGTATTCGCAATACGCTCCGGAGCAGTTAAGGCTACGACGCTCAGTGATAATGGCGAGGAGCAAGTGACGGGGTTTTATCTGCCAGGGGAAGTTGTTGGTTTGGATGGTCTCGCAGACAACCGCTATACCAACTCGGTAACAGCATTGGAAACGGCATCCATTTGCGAAATCCCATTCCATCGACTGGAAGAACTTAGCTTGCAAATACCCAACCTGCAACGCCACTTCTTCCAGTTGATGAGCCGTGAAATCACCCAGGACCAACAAATCATCTCCCTGTTAAGTAAAAGCAGCGCTGAGGAGCGTATTGCTGCGTTGCTACTCAGCATCTCCAGCCGTAACAGCCGCCGCCAGCTGTCTGCACAAGCATTTCGCCTCCCCATGTCACGCACCGATATAGGTAACTACCTTGGGCTGACCATTGAAACAGTCAGCCGTATTTTTACCCGCCTGCAGAAGCAGGGAATTATCGCAGTAGATAAAAAAGAAGTCCGTATCCTGGATATGGACAAATTGCGCGAGATTGCCAACGGCGAAAACAACGCCTGA
- a CDS encoding DUF4202 domain-containing protein has translation MTNTERLIRTLSAFDSANAQDPHHEPVDGKLVPKEWIYGQRMSEHLYQLCATPSEALQLAVRSQHICRWKIPRSDYPMDKAGYKKWRTDLAKLHGEIAGDIMANEGYDTITIERVKDLLLKRGLKRDEEVQTLEDVACLVFIQYYLEDFASKHSEEKLIDIIRKTWNKMSARGHEAALKLPLPEALQTLVGKALAA, from the coding sequence ATGACAAATACTGAACGACTCATTCGGACACTGTCCGCGTTTGACTCTGCCAATGCCCAGGATCCACACCATGAACCAGTGGATGGTAAATTGGTACCCAAAGAATGGATTTATGGTCAGCGCATGAGCGAACACTTATACCAACTTTGTGCTACCCCTTCCGAAGCCTTGCAGTTGGCCGTGCGCAGCCAACACATTTGCCGCTGGAAAATTCCACGCAGCGACTATCCGATGGATAAGGCAGGTTACAAAAAATGGCGTACCGATCTGGCTAAATTGCACGGTGAAATTGCCGGTGACATTATGGCCAATGAAGGCTATGACACAATCACCATTGAACGGGTTAAGGACTTGCTGCTAAAACGCGGACTCAAACGCGATGAAGAAGTACAAACCCTGGAAGATGTTGCTTGCCTGGTATTTATCCAGTATTACCTGGAGGATTTTGCCAGCAAGCATAGCGAAGAGAAGCTTATCGATATTATCCGTAAAACCTGGAATAAAATGTCAGCCCGGGGCCATGAGGCCGCCCTCAAGCTTCCCTTGCCGGAAGCCTTGCAAACATTAGTCGGTAAAGCCCTCGCCGCCTGA
- a CDS encoding SirB2 family protein, protein MYLLLKHLHMTFVVLSFITFLLRGIWMLRGSRLLERKLVKILPHIINTILILSGIVLAVYLNMSPGSQPWLLAKIIGLVVYITLGVFAFKVASPTLRLGLWLAALVVFVQITSMAVHKNPLGLLAAF, encoded by the coding sequence GTGTACCTGCTACTAAAACATCTGCATATGACGTTCGTGGTGCTTTCATTCATCACTTTTTTACTGCGCGGCATATGGATGCTGCGCGGGTCGCGCTTGCTGGAACGCAAACTGGTTAAAATCCTTCCACATATTATTAATACCATCCTGATTCTTAGCGGTATCGTACTGGCTGTTTACCTGAATATGTCACCAGGAAGCCAACCCTGGCTACTGGCCAAAATTATCGGGCTGGTTGTTTATATCACTCTGGGTGTTTTTGCCTTCAAGGTTGCCAGTCCCACACTGCGCCTGGGGCTATGGCTGGCAGCACTGGTAGTATTTGTTCAAATCACCAGCATGGCGGTCCATAAAAACCCCCTTGGACTACTGGCAGCTTTCTGA
- a CDS encoding rhodanese-related sulfurtransferase yields MSQIVVAALYKFVKLPDYQEIAPRLRDCCDQLGIKGTLLLAEEGINGTVSGSREGINGLVRFLDADGRFKGMSYKESFHEDKPFYRMKVKLKKEIVTMGVNGIDPQKIVGTYVKPQDWNALISDPEVMVIDTRNSYEYDIGTFEGAIDPRTTSFREFPAYVANHLDPAKHKKVAMFCTGGIRCEKSTAYLKEQGFDEVYHLEGGILKYLEEVPEQDSLWRGECFVFDNRVAVNHQLEKGIYDQCHGCRHPITEDDKKSPMYMLGVSCPRCYNLLSEEQKTRFGERQKQIELAKARNEVHIGALPPERQLRSLRKKDLREEQRRMSLQPMEAKG; encoded by the coding sequence ATGAGCCAAATTGTTGTTGCCGCCCTCTATAAGTTCGTTAAGTTACCGGATTATCAGGAAATCGCTCCTCGTCTCAGGGATTGTTGCGACCAACTGGGTATCAAGGGAACGCTGCTTCTGGCAGAAGAGGGTATTAATGGCACAGTTTCTGGCTCGCGAGAAGGGATAAATGGCCTTGTTCGTTTTCTTGACGCCGACGGTCGTTTTAAGGGCATGAGCTACAAAGAGTCGTTTCATGAAGATAAACCCTTCTATCGGATGAAGGTAAAGCTCAAGAAAGAAATTGTCACCATGGGTGTGAACGGCATAGATCCGCAGAAAATTGTAGGCACCTATGTTAAGCCCCAGGATTGGAATGCGTTGATCAGTGATCCGGAAGTGATGGTAATTGATACACGCAACTCCTACGAGTACGACATAGGTACATTCGAAGGTGCTATAGATCCTCGCACAACCAGTTTCCGGGAATTTCCGGCTTATGTAGCCAATCATTTGGATCCTGCCAAGCATAAAAAAGTGGCGATGTTCTGTACCGGGGGTATTCGCTGTGAAAAGTCCACAGCCTATTTGAAAGAGCAGGGATTTGATGAGGTTTATCACCTGGAGGGGGGAATCCTCAAATATTTGGAGGAGGTTCCCGAGCAGGATAGCCTGTGGCGGGGTGAGTGTTTTGTCTTTGATAACCGTGTTGCCGTTAACCATCAGCTGGAAAAGGGTATCTATGACCAGTGCCATGGTTGCCGTCATCCGATTACTGAAGATGATAAAAAGTCGCCAATGTACATGCTGGGGGTAAGTTGTCCCCGCTGTTATAACCTGCTTAGCGAAGAGCAAAAGACCCGTTTTGGCGAAAGGCAAAAACAAATTGAGCTGGCCAAAGCCCGTAACGAAGTCCATATAGGAGCGCTGCCCCCTGAGCGGCAACTTCGCTCGTTGCGTAAAAAAGACCTGCGAGAGGAGCAGCGACGCATGTCATTGCAGCCTATGGAGGCGAAAGGCTAG
- a CDS encoding BolA family protein: MKPVETSIVSKLQATFEPLYLQVLNESHMHSVPPGSESHFKVVISSNQFEGKRQVQRHQAIYACLADELKQGVHALALHTYSPGEWVQAQVPDSPQCLGGSKHG; this comes from the coding sequence GTCAGTAAACTCCAGGCAACCTTTGAGCCCCTGTATTTACAGGTGCTCAACGAGAGCCATATGCATTCGGTGCCACCGGGCTCAGAAAGTCACTTTAAGGTAGTTATTAGCAGTAACCAGTTTGAGGGTAAGCGCCAGGTACAGCGCCACCAGGCGATTTACGCCTGTCTGGCTGATGAGTTGAAACAAGGCGTACATGCATTGGCACTCCATACCTATAGTCCCGGCGAGTGGGTCCAGGCCCAGGTGCCGGATTCTCCCCAATGCCTGGGGGGCAGCAAGCACGGTTAG